In Nostoc sp. UHCC 0926, a single genomic region encodes these proteins:
- a CDS encoding PP2C family serine/threonine-protein phosphatase: MNISKQIAQWRIVAASVCGTSHLKNNQLCQDAHHWQILSDNVLVAAAADGAGSASLGKVGAMVAVETAIENISTKGLTRKILTDDAYVRSLLNDAILAAKKAVEDEAATCDKQPQDLATTLIMMVATPEVVAVAQIGDGLAVAKDRMGNLLALTMPDSGEYINETTFLTSPTALDTAQMRVWRTDIANVGIITDGLQMLALNMVVGEPHKPFFFPLFEFVANTEDKTVAKEQLIKFLRSERITQRTDDDLTLIIAAFNDS; encoded by the coding sequence ATGAATATATCAAAACAGATTGCTCAATGGCGAATTGTGGCTGCGTCTGTATGTGGTACAAGTCACTTAAAAAACAATCAGTTATGTCAGGATGCTCATCACTGGCAGATATTGTCAGATAATGTTTTAGTGGCGGCCGCAGCAGATGGCGCAGGTTCTGCTAGCCTTGGGAAAGTGGGAGCGATGGTTGCTGTGGAAACAGCAATCGAAAACATTTCCACTAAAGGACTCACCCGGAAAATTCTGACTGATGATGCCTATGTGCGATCGCTGTTAAATGATGCCATACTAGCCGCCAAAAAAGCCGTGGAGGATGAGGCGGCTACTTGTGACAAACAGCCTCAAGATTTAGCAACTACCTTAATTATGATGGTTGCCACACCAGAAGTTGTAGCTGTGGCACAGATAGGTGATGGTTTGGCAGTGGCAAAAGATCGGATGGGCAACCTCCTGGCACTTACCATGCCTGACAGTGGCGAATACATTAACGAAACCACTTTTTTAACTTCGCCTACTGCCTTAGATACAGCGCAGATGAGAGTCTGGCGCACAGACATAGCAAATGTTGGCATCATCACCGACGGACTACAAATGCTGGCTTTGAATATGGTTGTTGGCGAACCTCACAAACCCTTCTTTTTTCCGTTGTTTGAATTTGTAGCCAATACTGAGGATAAGACAGTAGCCAAGGAGCAGTTGATAAAATTTTTACGCTCAGAGCGGATTACTCAACGCACTGATGATGATTTGACACTCATTATAGCTGCGTTCAACGACTCATGA
- a CDS encoding vWA domain-containing protein yields MHDTLRLDEVVEFAENPEPRCPCVLLLDTSGSMQGDPIEALNQGLLSLKDELVKNSLAARRVEVAIVTFDSNINVVQDFVTADQFNPPILTAQGLTTMGAGIHKALDIIQERKSQYRANGIAYYRPWVFMITDGEPQGELEHVVEQAAQRLQRDEENKRVAFFTVGVENANMTRLNQIAVRTPLKLKGLNFIEMFVWLSTSMSSVSHSQVDEQVALPPIGWGTV; encoded by the coding sequence ATGCATGATACATTAAGACTTGATGAAGTAGTAGAATTTGCTGAGAACCCAGAACCACGTTGTCCTTGTGTGCTTTTGCTAGACACATCTGGCTCGATGCAAGGAGATCCGATTGAGGCTTTAAATCAGGGTTTACTAAGTTTAAAGGATGAATTAGTCAAAAATTCCTTAGCCGCAAGACGGGTGGAAGTGGCGATCGTAACTTTTGATAGTAATATCAATGTAGTACAAGACTTTGTGACTGCCGATCAATTCAATCCGCCGATCTTGACAGCCCAAGGCTTGACTACGATGGGTGCAGGAATTCATAAAGCTTTAGACATAATTCAAGAGCGTAAATCTCAGTATCGTGCCAATGGGATTGCTTACTATCGTCCTTGGGTATTCATGATTACCGATGGAGAACCCCAAGGCGAGTTAGAGCATGTGGTAGAGCAAGCAGCCCAACGTCTACAGCGAGATGAAGAAAATAAGCGTGTAGCATTTTTTACAGTAGGTGTAGAAAATGCGAATATGACGCGTTTAAATCAAATAGCTGTGCGTACCCCGCTGAAACTCAAAGGATTAAATTTTATCGAGATGTTTGTCTGGCTATCAACTAGTATGTCATCTGTTTCTCATTCGCAGGTGGACGAACAGGTAGCATTACCGCCGATTGGTTGGGGGACTGTTTAA
- a CDS encoding response regulator → MNNSGAFTKLRPLSLLRQLSNCSDSTCLQALSNSVSWSIYLEQGKITYATHSVEPFDRLERHLRRLSHQIPLLTTEVRVQLRLMFEADSHSQLIEHDSNSRNYPPEYQAISWLVSQQHLHSTQAGVLIQELVKEVIESFLLIKQGTYELTEPLNRMPKICRLDVEKILERCQVRLQNWQAFVPQISSPYQRPYLLINSTIEEKDLPKLQPDLTNWMKGFSLCHLAVILNQDEIQLARNLYPYILQGRILLHEPDPPFDKLPKIFEEQSLFSKLITLVDTKEKLNTTVKSYPDISEENVTPVHQLPQISAPPKENFQEATISNNINPTYQRVTATTVTAQKVHKIVSVDDSPTILKEISHFLENENFSVVTINDPLKAVLSIIRHKPDLILLDLNMVGIDGYELCRIIRNNLTFQNTPIIFVTGNKGIVDKVKAKLVGASGYLTKPFSRAELLKTVFMYLT, encoded by the coding sequence ATGAATAATTCCGGTGCATTCACTAAACTACGTCCTCTAAGTTTGTTAAGACAGTTATCCAATTGCTCCGATAGTACTTGTTTACAAGCATTGAGTAATTCAGTTAGTTGGTCGATTTACTTAGAACAAGGCAAAATAACCTACGCTACCCATTCAGTGGAACCGTTTGATCGACTAGAACGTCATTTGCGTCGCCTCAGCCACCAAATTCCACTACTGACTACTGAGGTTCGTGTTCAATTACGTTTGATGTTTGAAGCTGACTCACACAGTCAGTTAATCGAACATGACAGCAATTCGAGAAACTACCCTCCTGAGTATCAGGCTATATCCTGGCTTGTTAGTCAACAACATCTACATTCTACACAAGCAGGAGTGCTGATTCAAGAATTAGTTAAAGAGGTGATTGAATCATTTTTGTTAATCAAACAAGGTACTTATGAATTAACAGAACCACTGAATAGAATGCCAAAAATTTGCAGGCTAGATGTAGAAAAAATTCTCGAACGTTGCCAAGTAAGATTACAGAATTGGCAGGCTTTTGTTCCCCAAATTTCTTCTCCATATCAACGTCCATATTTGTTGATTAACAGCACAATTGAAGAAAAAGATTTACCAAAACTCCAGCCAGATTTAACTAATTGGATGAAGGGTTTTAGCCTGTGTCATCTGGCGGTAATTTTGAATCAAGATGAAATCCAACTGGCTCGTAATTTATACCCTTACATACTTCAGGGCAGGATTCTGTTGCATGAACCTGATCCACCATTTGATAAATTACCAAAGATATTTGAAGAGCAATCGCTTTTCTCAAAATTAATTACATTAGTTGATACCAAAGAAAAACTAAATACCACCGTCAAGTCTTACCCAGATATTTCTGAAGAGAATGTAACTCCTGTTCACCAATTACCCCAGATTTCTGCTCCTCCAAAAGAAAACTTTCAGGAAGCAACAATATCAAATAACATAAATCCTACTTACCAAAGAGTAACGGCTACTACTGTAACGGCACAAAAAGTCCACAAAATCGTTTCTGTAGATGATAGCCCCACAATTCTCAAAGAAATTAGCCATTTCTTAGAGAATGAAAATTTTTCTGTAGTGACTATTAACGATCCACTAAAAGCTGTTTTGTCAATTATAAGGCACAAACCGGACTTAATTTTGCTGGATTTAAACATGGTAGGAATCGATGGTTATGAGTTGTGCCGGATTATACGAAATAATTTAACTTTTCAAAATACTCCGATCATTTTTGTTACTGGGAATAAAGGAATTGTAGACAAAGTAAAAGCGAAACTGGTAGGGGCATCTGGATATCTCACCAAACCGTTTTCACGCGCCGAATTGCTGAAAACAGTCTTCATGTATTTGACTTAA
- a CDS encoding response regulator has translation MATVLVVEDAPCQLELINSFLIENRHTVIKAYDAKDGMSKAITHRLDAIITDVVMPEISGFEFCRQLKRNPATQKVPIIICSSKNQPIDRIWGIRQGAADAKTGFCLLQSFRIWRRNYNSGCCSLDLTWRML, from the coding sequence ATGGCAACAGTTTTAGTTGTTGAAGATGCTCCTTGTCAGTTGGAGTTAATCAATAGTTTTTTAATAGAGAATAGACACACGGTAATTAAAGCTTATGATGCCAAAGATGGGATGAGTAAGGCAATAACTCATCGTTTGGATGCGATTATTACTGATGTGGTAATGCCAGAAATTAGCGGTTTTGAATTCTGTCGTCAATTGAAAAGAAATCCAGCGACTCAAAAAGTACCAATTATTATTTGTAGTTCTAAAAATCAGCCAATTGACCGGATTTGGGGAATCCGACAAGGTGCAGCCGATGCAAAAACTGGCTTCTGTCTGCTACAAAGTTTTAGGATATGGCGGAGAAATTATAATTCGGGTTGTTGTAGCCTGGATTTGACATGGCGGATGTTATAA
- the pheT gene encoding phenylalanine--tRNA ligase subunit beta, translating into MRISLNWLRELVEIKLSPEELAETLTMAGFEVEEIEDRRTWANGVVIGKVLERQPHPNADKLSVCQVDIGADETLNIVCGAANVKADIYVPVATTGTYLPNIDLKIKPAKLRGVASQGMICSLKELGLPTDVDGIHIFTQENLLLGSDVRPLLGLDDVILDLTATANRADALSMVGVAREVAALTGGKLSIPEPGEVSIPKNAGNLALKIADTQACPAYIGTVIEQVKIAPSPEWLQQRLRAAGVRPISNVVDITNYVLLEWGQPLHAFDLSRLQSVASSENLTIGVRFANNGESLKTLDGQTRTLASQNLLITANDKPVALAGVMGGEETEVHQGTQSLVLEAALFDSVAIRRSSRSVGLRSEASGRYERGVNRAELEIANRRALSLISELASGILVQQEIADTRPHPSTWRRSIALRLDRVNQILGPIDLGEDTGELQKQDVERILTALGCQLTPSGEDSSHQPTWSVSVPPYRYRDLEREIDLIEEIARLYGYNRFCDTLPEKAEAGYLPLDEELIRKLRAFLRAEGLTELIHYSLVKPGEDRNIVLSNPLFVEYSALRTDLISGLIDAFQYNLEQGNGALNGFEIGQIFWQEEDGLQETEALAGIVGGDISLGKWSKSGREEPITWFEAKGILESVFRQLALEVEFQPDRRDDRLHPGRTASLWIRGSRLGIFGQLHPQLRREKGLPDSVYVFQLDLDVLLDSLGEDEVLVPTFQPYSTYPASDRDIAFFAPVKVSVAEIQKVITKASKDLLESVELFDEYRGENVPQGQRSLAFRLVYRASDRTLTEAEVEPVHNKVREALVEKFGVNLRS; encoded by the coding sequence ATGCGTATTTCTCTAAATTGGCTGCGCGAACTAGTAGAGATAAAACTTAGTCCAGAAGAATTAGCCGAAACACTGACAATGGCGGGGTTTGAGGTTGAAGAGATTGAAGATCGCCGCACTTGGGCAAATGGTGTGGTTATCGGGAAAGTGCTTGAGCGTCAACCCCACCCCAACGCCGATAAATTGAGTGTTTGCCAAGTCGATATCGGTGCTGATGAGACTTTAAATATTGTCTGTGGTGCTGCCAATGTGAAGGCAGATATCTATGTGCCAGTGGCAACTACAGGTACTTACTTACCCAACATCGATTTAAAAATTAAACCTGCGAAACTGCGTGGTGTCGCATCTCAGGGGATGATTTGTTCTTTAAAGGAACTCGGTTTGCCCACCGATGTAGACGGAATTCATATTTTTACCCAGGAAAATTTACTATTGGGTAGTGATGTGCGTCCGTTGTTGGGTCTAGATGATGTCATTTTAGACCTTACCGCAACTGCTAATCGCGCTGATGCTCTGAGTATGGTAGGCGTAGCCAGAGAAGTAGCAGCTTTGACGGGTGGAAAGTTGAGCATTCCTGAACCGGGTGAAGTCTCTATTCCCAAAAATGCCGGAAATTTAGCTTTAAAAATTGCTGATACCCAAGCTTGTCCTGCATACATTGGTACGGTAATTGAACAAGTCAAAATTGCTCCATCTCCCGAATGGCTGCAACAGCGTTTGCGGGCTGCTGGAGTCCGTCCCATAAGTAATGTCGTGGATATTACTAACTACGTTTTGTTGGAATGGGGACAACCACTGCACGCCTTTGACTTGAGTCGCCTACAATCTGTTGCAAGTAGCGAAAATTTAACCATCGGCGTTCGCTTCGCCAATAATGGAGAATCTCTCAAAACCCTGGATGGACAAACTCGCACCCTAGCATCCCAAAATCTGTTAATTACCGCCAACGACAAACCTGTTGCACTGGCGGGAGTCATGGGTGGGGAAGAAACAGAAGTCCATCAAGGGACTCAAAGTCTAGTTTTAGAAGCAGCTTTATTTGATTCCGTGGCAATTCGCCGTTCTTCCCGCAGTGTAGGGTTAAGAAGTGAGGCTTCTGGCAGATATGAAAGGGGAGTTAACCGGGCTGAGTTGGAAATAGCTAATCGCCGCGCCTTATCCTTAATTAGCGAATTAGCTAGTGGAATTCTTGTCCAGCAGGAAATTGCTGACACCCGCCCCCATCCGTCTACCTGGCGTCGTTCGATCGCACTGCGTTTAGACAGAGTTAATCAGATACTGGGGCCAATCGATTTAGGAGAAGACACAGGTGAACTCCAAAAACAAGATGTTGAGCGTATCCTGACTGCATTAGGATGTCAGTTGACTCCTTCAGGTGAAGATAGCAGCCATCAACCTACATGGTCAGTTTCTGTCCCACCCTATCGTTACCGCGACTTAGAGCGAGAAATCGATTTAATTGAAGAAATCGCCCGTCTCTATGGCTACAACAGATTTTGTGATACTTTACCAGAAAAAGCGGAAGCTGGTTATCTGCCTTTAGATGAGGAACTGATTCGTAAGTTACGAGCTTTTCTCCGGGCTGAAGGGTTGACAGAATTAATCCACTATTCTTTAGTCAAACCAGGAGAAGACAGAAATATAGTACTGTCAAACCCCTTATTTGTCGAATATTCAGCGCTGCGAACCGATTTGATATCTGGGTTGATTGATGCCTTTCAATACAATTTAGAGCAGGGTAATGGTGCCCTGAACGGCTTTGAAATCGGACAAATTTTCTGGCAAGAAGAAGACGGTTTGCAAGAAACAGAAGCCCTGGCTGGGATTGTGGGAGGGGATATCTCCCTTGGCAAATGGTCAAAAAGTGGACGCGAAGAACCAATCACCTGGTTTGAAGCCAAAGGCATTTTAGAAAGTGTATTTCGACAACTTGCCTTGGAGGTAGAATTTCAACCCGATCGCCGTGACGATCGCTTACATCCAGGACGTACCGCTTCTTTGTGGATTCGGGGTAGCAGACTGGGGATTTTTGGGCAACTCCATCCCCAATTGCGACGAGAAAAAGGCTTACCAGATTCCGTTTATGTTTTCCAGTTGGATCTAGATGTGCTTTTAGATTCTCTGGGAGAAGATGAAGTACTCGTTCCCACATTCCAGCCTTATTCTACCTATCCAGCTAGCGATCGCGACATTGCCTTTTTCGCACCCGTGAAAGTCTCAGTTGCCGAAATTCAAAAAGTAATTACCAAAGCTAGTAAAGATTTACTCGAATCGGTGGAATTATTTGATGAATATCGCGGCGAAAATGTCCCCCAAGGACAGCGGAGTTTAGCATTTCGGTTAGTTTATCGGGCTAGCGATCGCACTCTCACTGAGGCTGAAGTTGAACCAGTACACAATAAAGTCCGTGAAGCCTTGGTGGAAAAATTCGGTGTAAACCTGAGAAGTTAG
- a CDS encoding YciI family protein has product MPKYVVWGSYCEDVLEKRVPHRQAHLDGLAKQKESGVLITIGPTKDVTKVFGIYEAEDETTVRQLIENDPYWKNGIWTEYSVKEWIQAF; this is encoded by the coding sequence ATGCCTAAATATGTAGTCTGGGGAAGTTACTGCGAAGACGTTCTGGAAAAACGCGTTCCCCACCGTCAAGCTCATTTAGACGGATTAGCAAAACAGAAAGAATCCGGTGTGCTGATTACTATTGGCCCCACCAAAGATGTTACGAAAGTTTTTGGAATTTACGAAGCTGAAGACGAAACCACCGTGCGCCAGTTGATTGAAAATGACCCCTACTGGAAAAATGGCATTTGGACTGAATATTCTGTCAAAGAGTGGATTCAGGCTTTTTGA
- a CDS encoding Tab2/Atab2 family RNA-binding protein, with protein sequence MKIWQADFYRCPLQDASGQILWELLICDATRSFKYEATCLQSAANSNWVAAQLELAAGEKLPDVIQVFRPQSLSLIEAAGRNLSINVEPTRHTLALKQWLQEKQYPSALDKPPPAPLPENLWGEQWRFATLAASDVETRFSDRPIPILHIPEFLKPINLGLASTVPVPGVVIYGGRQSMRLARWLQQARPVALHYISGAPDGLVLEAGLVDRWIVATFEDSEVTTAAQTYQQRKQQSRGLHFLLVQPDDSGMTYSGFWLLRAED encoded by the coding sequence ATGAAAATTTGGCAGGCTGATTTTTATCGTTGTCCCTTACAAGATGCATCTGGACAAATTTTATGGGAGTTGTTGATTTGTGACGCAACTCGCAGCTTTAAGTATGAAGCCACCTGTCTCCAATCAGCAGCAAATTCTAATTGGGTTGCTGCTCAACTTGAATTAGCCGCTGGTGAAAAATTGCCAGATGTGATTCAGGTATTTCGTCCTCAGTCTCTAAGTTTAATTGAGGCGGCGGGACGCAATTTAAGTATTAATGTCGAACCTACCCGCCACACTTTGGCACTGAAGCAGTGGTTGCAGGAAAAGCAGTATCCCTCAGCGCTGGATAAACCACCCCCAGCACCATTACCAGAAAACCTCTGGGGAGAACAATGGCGTTTTGCGACTCTGGCTGCTAGTGATGTGGAAACCAGATTTAGCGATCGCCCCATTCCCATTTTGCACATCCCAGAATTTTTGAAACCCATCAATTTGGGTTTGGCGTCAACAGTGCCCGTTCCTGGTGTGGTAATTTATGGTGGACGCCAATCGATGCGCCTAGCACGGTGGTTGCAGCAAGCCCGTCCTGTAGCATTGCACTACATATCTGGCGCACCAGATGGCTTGGTACTAGAAGCTGGCTTGGTAGATAGGTGGATTGTTGCCACTTTTGAAGATTCAGAAGTTACAACAGCAGCCCAAACATATCAACAACGGAAACAGCAAAGCCGAGGATTGCATTTTTTGTTAGTGCAACCAGATGATTCCGGGATGACTTATAGCGGCTTTTGGTTATTGCGAGCAGAAGATTGA
- a CDS encoding DUF4159 domain-containing protein, with protein sequence MSHPFPPPPIKSFERLQAADGLLINAERWRTAHDYHRNRQNAQYQSLNQPGIVCGLGVRDVTAPSQVEAKYRDGRWVQIQPGIAIDLAGNLIVVPTSYDFPIDIEVATSEPIMIYLVVSYVDPDELRRGQQRDIVQETYRIDQRNSIPVSSEIEICRILLQPGHTDINQPADAFFPGYNNIDLRYRRQAQMRPQALVCMAQANHSDPECARNFFSLSYLLQAVEPLYPSLRGADEPGQVSLGENIQDYDILYLTGGQAISLNSLEFESVKNYLNLGGVLLIDAPTNATPLIESTQALAQQLDSPLRPLEELQRSHPLRTKPFLFAALPMVNQQQIKLLIGGGIILAIGDLATAWGLDRDLSLPRLTIRTAQELGINILHFAWKRRQLIGLQQEDNSGQW encoded by the coding sequence ATGTCCCATCCTTTCCCACCCCCACCAATTAAATCCTTTGAACGCCTGCAAGCCGCAGACGGGTTACTAATCAATGCGGAACGCTGGCGCACAGCCCATGATTACCACCGTAATCGGCAAAATGCCCAATATCAAAGTTTAAACCAACCAGGAATTGTCTGCGGTTTAGGCGTCCGAGATGTGACTGCCCCAAGCCAAGTTGAAGCTAAATATCGAGATGGGCGCTGGGTGCAAATTCAACCTGGGATTGCAATTGATTTAGCAGGTAATCTAATTGTTGTACCGACTTCTTATGATTTTCCCATTGATATAGAAGTAGCAACTTCTGAACCAATCATGATCTACTTAGTAGTTAGCTATGTAGACCCTGATGAATTGCGGCGTGGACAGCAAAGAGATATTGTTCAAGAAACTTATCGAATTGACCAAAGAAACTCCATACCAGTCAGTTCAGAAATAGAAATATGCCGGATACTTCTGCAACCCGGACACACTGATATTAACCAACCTGCGGATGCTTTCTTTCCTGGATATAACAATATTGATTTGCGTTATCGCCGTCAGGCACAAATGCGTCCCCAAGCACTTGTTTGTATGGCGCAGGCGAATCATAGTGATCCTGAATGTGCGCGTAATTTTTTCAGCCTTTCTTATTTATTACAAGCAGTAGAACCCCTATATCCCAGTTTGCGAGGGGCTGATGAACCAGGTCAGGTTTCTTTAGGAGAAAATATCCAAGACTATGACATACTTTATCTGACAGGTGGACAGGCCATATCTTTAAATAGTCTGGAATTTGAATCTGTAAAAAATTACTTAAATTTAGGTGGTGTGCTTCTCATTGATGCACCAACAAATGCTACTCCTCTAATTGAGAGTACTCAAGCATTAGCACAACAGTTAGATAGTCCTTTAAGACCTTTAGAAGAATTGCAACGGAGTCATCCTTTAAGGACAAAACCTTTCTTATTTGCTGCCTTGCCAATGGTTAATCAACAGCAGATTAAACTGTTAATTGGTGGAGGAATTATTTTAGCGATTGGTGATTTAGCAACTGCTTGGGGACTGGATAGAGATTTGAGTTTACCTAGATTGACCATTCGTACAGCTCAGGAACTCGGAATTAATATTCTTCATTTTGCTTGGAAGCGGCGACAGCTGATAGGTTTGCAACAAGAAGATAATTCAGGGCAGTGGTGA
- a CDS encoding phage tail protein, whose amino-acid sequence MVQSRFSPSVRIQLTPMQIPEALPVAGLAFANAENMDVAGRSLLLHPGHPSEMIVQVQNLEQRPLRVSLSVDGNFPSEWCQIGTEGSEIPPRGQMDAVLYFSIPDTFFEDQEAIAPGKKDKLTLNFRSLITLHIDRGTDNEQIERSEYFDLYIRPYTAYMEFLPILYREVDFIGRFIKIFEQAFQPIVDSYNVMWANLDPLTAPQALLPFMAHWVAWQVDSVWDLQQQRRLISRAVELYRWRGTRKGLRLYLHLYTGLPLDEHLPNEADKHISITEPFGPSFIIGDAQLGNAVLAGGQPYHFIVRLRSNISSGIINEELIQRIIEQEKPAFCTYELSIENPPN is encoded by the coding sequence ATGGTTCAAAGTCGCTTTAGTCCATCTGTACGCATTCAATTAACGCCAATGCAAATTCCTGAAGCTTTACCTGTGGCAGGTTTAGCATTTGCAAATGCGGAAAACATGGATGTAGCTGGACGTAGTTTACTCTTGCATCCTGGGCATCCCAGCGAGATGATTGTGCAAGTGCAAAACTTAGAACAACGTCCTTTGCGGGTGAGCTTAAGCGTTGACGGAAATTTTCCTAGCGAGTGGTGTCAGATTGGCACAGAAGGTAGTGAAATACCGCCTCGCGGACAAATGGATGCTGTCCTTTACTTCTCAATTCCCGACACATTTTTTGAAGACCAAGAAGCGATCGCTCCTGGAAAAAAAGACAAACTAACTCTCAATTTTCGCAGTTTAATTACTCTACATATAGACCGAGGCACTGACAACGAACAAATCGAGAGAAGTGAGTATTTTGATTTATATATCCGCCCTTACACAGCTTACATGGAATTCTTGCCAATTTTGTATCGGGAAGTGGACTTTATTGGTCGCTTCATCAAAATATTTGAGCAAGCTTTTCAACCAATAGTTGATAGTTATAACGTCATGTGGGCAAACCTCGATCCCTTGACAGCACCACAAGCACTACTACCCTTTATGGCTCATTGGGTTGCTTGGCAAGTAGATTCAGTTTGGGATCTCCAGCAACAGCGGCGTTTAATTAGCCGGGCTGTAGAACTTTATCGCTGGCGGGGAACTCGTAAAGGATTGCGTCTCTATTTACATCTTTATACTGGTTTACCTCTAGACGAACATTTACCTAATGAAGCTGATAAACATATTAGTATTACAGAACCTTTTGGCCCAAGTTTCATTATCGGAGACGCACAACTAGGAAATGCAGTTTTAGCAGGTGGACAACCATATCACTTTATAGTACGTTTGCGTTCAAATATTTCTAGTGGCATCATCAACGAAGAACTTATCCAAAGAATTATAGAACAAGAAAAACCTGCTTTTTGCACCTATGAACTATCTATCGAAAATCCTCCTAATTAA